CCGGCAATCGATGTCCCGAAAGGTGCCGATTATATCGCCAATGACGCCGCCGTTTGCAACAGGAAAGACATCCGAATTTCCGGTGCCATGCGGCCTGCCTTGTGGTAAACAGGAAGCACATTCCAAGAGACGGAAAAACACCCGATCAGGGAGGGGATGGACCATGAGAATCGCAGTGATGGGATTGGGAGGCGTCGGGGGCGTCTTCGGCGCGAGACTGGCTGAAGCATACGCCGGAAAGGGAGAACACGAGGTCGTCTTCTTCGCCCGGGGGGTCCATCTGGAGGCGATCAGGAAGGATGGGCTGACCCTGGCCGCTGTGGACGGGACCTTCACAGTCCGGCCGGATCTGGCGACGGACCGACCCGAAGAGGCGGGAACGCTGGACCTGGTTCTCTTCTGCGTCAAGGGCTATTCGCTGGAGGCGGCCGCTGTCCAGCTCAGAGGCGCCTTGCGGGAGAAAGCGGCGATCGTGCCGCTCCTCAACGGCGTGGACATCGCCGACCGGCTCAAGGTGATTCTGCCGACGGCCAATGTCCTGGAAGGCCTCGTATACGTTTCCGCCTTTGTCGAGGGTCCGGGAAAGATCAAACAGGTCAGCCCGGCTCACCAGATTGTCTTCGGACCCCGGGACGGGAATATTGAGCCCTTCCGGCCGATCGAGGCGCTGTTCAAGAACGCCCTTGTCAACGCGATGCTGACGGACCAGCCGCTGGTCCCCCTCTGGACGAAGTACATCTTCATCTGCCCCTCCGCGGGCCTCACGGCGCTCACGAAGAAGACCTTCGGGGAAATCATGGAGGACCCGGAGAGCCGGGCGCTCCTGAAGGGACTCATGGAGGAGGTGGAGGCCGTCGCCCGGGCGAAGGGCGTCGCCCTCCCGGGAGACATCGTGGAGGCGTCCCTCGCCAAGGTGGCCGGCTTTCCCCCGGCGACGAAGACGTCCCTGCAGCTGGACTTCGAAAAAGGAAATCCGACGGAAATCGAGCTGTTCAACGGCTACATCGTCCGGGCGGGAAAAGAGCTTGGGATCCCCACTCTGCTGAATGAAAAAGTGTACAGGGGATTGACGGGCTAAACCCGGGCGCGGGAATCACCCGAAAACATACGTCCCGGGAGCCTTCTCCCGGGCGGGATGGCGGCGGTTGCCCAGGGGCGGCGGCGGACCGGAAGGTCCGCTCCGCCGGGCGAGCCATTCCGTCCAGTCCTCCCACCATGAACCCGGCCGCTCCTCCCTCCCCGCAAGCCAGGTGTCCGGTTCGCCGTCCAGGCCGTCCTCGCCTGCCCAGTAGCGTTTCTTCCCGAATTCCGACGGCGGGTTCACGATTCCCGTAATGTGGCCGTCCCCGGCCAGAACATATCGGACGGGTCCGCCCGTCAGGCGGCACGTCCGGAAGGCGCCCCGCCAGGGGCTGATATGATCAAGCAGGGCTCCCACGACGTAGAGCGGGTTCCCGACCCGCCCCAGGTCGAGAGGACGGCCGCCCAGGACGAGGCCGCCCGGCTCGGCGAAACGGTTCTCCAGGTAAAATTTCCGAAGATAAAGGGAGGCCATGGCCTCGGGGAGATTCGTCGAGTCGCTGTTCCAGTACAGGACGTTCGACTTCGGCGGATCGCAGCCGTAGAGATACCCGTTCACGAAGTTCCGCCAGATCAAGCTGTCCGCCCGGAGGAGCCGGAAGGAAGCGTCGATCAGACGTGCGTCCAGAATGCCCTTCTGCTCCATCAGGCCCTCGACGAAGGACACGGAGCGGTGGGTCACGAGGAAGCCCATCTCTCCCGGCTCGGAAAAGTCCGTCAGGGCGGAAAATAGGGTCCAGTCCGCCACGGGCTCTCCCCCGCCCCGGTTTCCCGCGGCCAGCCAGGCCATCAGGGCCGCCAGGACCGTCCCGCCGATGCAGTACCCCGCAGCGTGAACCGCCGGGACCCGGCAGATGGACCGGGCTGCCCGGACGGCCTCCAGGGCTCCCCGAAGCATGTAGTCGTCGAGGGTGACGCCCCGCATCTCCGGGCCGGGATTCCTCCAACTCGTGATGAAGACGGTGAAGCCGTTCCGGGTGAGATACCGGACGAAGCTGGTTTCCTCCTCCAGGTCGAAGATGTAGTACTTGTTGATCCAAGGCTGGATGAAGACCAGCGGAACGGCGTAAACCCGGTCCGTCGCCGGGCGGTACTGGATCAGTTCCATCAGTTCGTTCCGGTGGACCACGACGCCGTCTGCGGTTCCGATGTTTTCCCCCGGTCGGAATGCGGTTCGGTCCACCATCGGAGGCAGGAACTCGCCCCGGCTTTGATCCTCGATCCATCGGAGGACTCCCCGGCGGAGGCTCCCGCCTTCGGAATTGAGGCAGCGGAGGACGGCGGCCGGATTGGTCCAGAAGAAATTGGCCGGCGACAGGATCTGGATGACCTGGCGGATCCAGAAGGCGGCACGGTCGCGCTCCCGGGCACTGAGGCCGGGTCCACGAGCGACCATGTCCCGGAGCCAGGCGGTGCAATGCCCATGGATCTTTCGAGCGGTCTCGGTGTTCTGCCGGACCGTCTCCAGCAGGCATTCGCCGGGTTTCCCTTCGTCCGGCGGGCCTTGCGGGAAGACGCCTGCGATCCGGACGGCTTCCTCCATCGAAGTCCGCTGTAGATCGGCGATCAGATCCAGAATCCGGACGTTCAGCTCCCGCGAGTTTCGCCGCCAGGAGCCTTCCACGCTCTGGAATGCATCGGTGATGCCGAAAGGGTCCATGCCGCCCTCCCGCGTAATCCGGCCGGGCTTCTCACGCCCCGCCCGGCTGTCGTCCGGTTCGTTACTTCGCCGTACGCTTGCCGATGAACGTCGTCAACTCCCCGATGGTCGTCTCGTCGCTCATGAGGTCCAGGGGGATGCGGACCGGAAAGGTTTCCTGAAGGTACGTCTGCAGATTCACCGCAGCGATGGAATCCCACTCGGGGATGTCGCCCAGTTTCGTATCGAGGGTGATTTCGATGCCCTCTGCATCGGGGAAGGTTTCCAGGACACCCGCCCGGATCTTCCGGAGTATTTCATCCATGGGTGTTCACCTCGCGCGATTATTTTCAAGGGAGATTGCCATAAACGGTTCTTTCCTGTTCCCGCTCATCGTCAAAACATGCCTAAGGCGACCTCTGAAAAAGCCCGCAGGCAAGGCGCGCAAATCCTGAGGAACGAAGCGTACTTTTTCGTACGTCGAGCTGCGAGGGACGAGGGAGACGAAGCAGACAGCCCTTTTTCAACGGCCCGTCACAGGCGGATCAGGTTCGCCCCCCACGACAGCCCTCCTCCAAACGAAACCGTCACCACCAGGTCTCCGGGGCCGACGGTGCCCGCCGCCAGGGCCTCGTCCAGGGCGATGAGGACCGAGGCCCCCGCCGTGTTGCCGTACTTGTGAATGTTGACGAAAAACCGGTTCTCCGGCACCCCCAGCGCCGCGGCGATCTTGCGGATGATGTTGATGTTGGCCTGGTGGCACAGGTATCCGGCCACGTCACCGGGAGTGACGCCGGCCTCCGACAGAAGCCGCCGGATGATCTCCGGCCCCTTCTCCACGGCGAAGCCGAAGACGTCGACCCCTTTCATCCGGAAATAGGCCTGCCGGGGAGACGTCATCCGTTCGTAGGGGAGCATCGTCCCGCCGGCGGGAACGCAGATCACATCGGAGAGGCCGCCGTCGCTCTGCATGCAGGAGCGGAGCACACCGCGGCCCGAATCGTTTTCCCCCGTGAAGAGGACCGCTCCGGCGCCGTCCCCGAAGAAAGGGTATGAGGAAAAGTCCTTGGGGTTGGTGATTTTCGAATAAACCTCCGCGCCGACGAGAAGAAGGTTCCGTGCCTGGCCGGACCGGAGAAAGGCGTCCGCCAGGGCGATGCCGAAGGTGCTGCCGGAGCAGACGGAGTTGATGTCGAAGGCGAAGGCCTTCCGGGCTCCAAGGGCGTGCTGGACCCTTGTCGCCGTGGCCGGCTGCATCCGGTCCGGGGACGACGTGGCCACCACGACGCCGTCAAGGTCTTCCGCCGGGAAACCGGCCCGGTCCAGACAGGTCCCGGCCGCCTTGAGCGCCAGATCGGAGGTGCATTCGCCGGGAGCGGCCTGCCTGCGCGAGCGCACCCCCGTTTTCTGGAAAATCATCTCCCGGGCCTCGGGGGAGAACTGCTCCAGTTCCTCGTTGGAAACGGCCCGCTCCGGCACGTGGCTGCCGGTGGCGCGAATGACGGCGCTCTTCATGGTCCCTCCTCCCGGCACGACATTGACTGGAGATTTTACATTATTCGGCAACCGAGGGGCAACGGGATTTATGGACAAGCCCGTTCGCCGTTTTTTATGGCTGCCGATAAGGCGGAGGCGTTGCGGGAAAGGCCGGACGACATTCCTGGCGGCGGGGAAACATCTTCGCGAACCCAAATATCCGCCTGACAACCGGAGAGGGATCGGATACAGTGTCGCCTCGCGGCCCTCCGCCACACGGTGCAATCGAAGGGCCGGCATCCGGGAAGCCATGCTGCGCACAAAGGATTACGTTCTCCTCCTGGTCGTCTACCTCTCCATCCTGGCGGCCGTCCTTTACCCCCGTCTCGGGTCGGCGTTTCAGCCCTATCCGCAGCATTTCCTGATGGTCCTCTTCTTCCTGAGCTTCCTCACGGTCCGGCTGGACGAAATCGGGGCTCTGCTCAAGCGGTCGCCCAGTGCGGTCGCGCTGTTCACGCTCTTCAAGCTCCTGCTCTTGCCCGCGGGAATCTACTTCCTCTTTCTCTTCCTCGCCCCATCTTACGCCCCCTCGGCGCTCCTCCTGGCGGCTGTCTCCACGGGGGTCACGGCCCCTTTCATTTCCACCGTGGTGGGAGGAAACAGCGCCCTGGTCATGGTCCTGGTCGTAGCGACCTCGCCCCTGGTCCCCATCACACTCCCGCTCCTGGTGGAGATTTTCCTGGGACAGTCCGTATCTCTGTCCTTCGTCGCCATGCTCCGCATGCTGGCAACGGTGATCTTCATCCCCATCATTGCCGTGGAGATTCTCAGGCGCTGGGCGCCGCGCACGCTGCCGCCGCTCCTGAAGCTCAACTACCCGATCTCGCTGGTGCTGTTCGCCGTGATCAACCTCGGGGTTTTCTCGCAATACGCGGACTTCTTCCGCCGGGAACCGGCGCTTCTGATCGAGGCGACGGGCGTGGCGACCCTGCTGTGCGGCCTCTTCGCCGTGCCGGGATGCCTTCTTTTCCGGAAGGGTCCCGTCGCAGACCGTCTCGCCGGCGCCGTTGCCGCCGGCAACATCAACAACGTCCTGGTCATCGTCTTCGCCTCCCGGTTCTTCGGGCCCCTGGAGCCCACCGTGGCGGCGATGTACCTGATTCCCTACTTCGCCATTATCATTCCGCTGCGGTTTTACAAAACCCGTGCCCGCGGGCCGCGCGCTAAGGTCTCCCGGTAAAAAACGCCGACGGAATCATCGTGCTCAGGGCGGGTATGAAGGTAACCAGGAGAAGGACCGCTACGGCGATCGCGAAGGGGATCCAGATGGCCCGGCTCAGGCGCTCGAGGGTGAGGCCGGAGATGCTGCAGATGGAAAACAGGACGCCTCCGACGGGGGGCGTGATGAGGCCCAGGACGAGGTTGAAGCAGACGATGACGCCGAAATGGACGGGGTCGATCCCCATCTTCTCGGCCATGGGCGCCAGAACCGGCGTGACGATCGTCAGAGCCGGCGCCGTCTCCATGGGGACCCCGACCAAGAGGAGGAACAGGTTCACCAGGAGCAGGAAAACCACCGGCGACGTGCTCCACTCCGCCAGGAAGCCGACGGCCTTCAGGGGGACCTGCTCCACCGCTACGACCCAGGCGAAGGGCTCCGACAGCCCCAGGAGCAGCATCACCACCGCCGTTTCCAGGCCCGCCGCCAGGAGTACCGCCGGCAGGCGGTTCAGGCGGATCTTCCGGTAAAAGAACATCCCCACGACGAGGGCATACACCACCGCCACCCCCGCAGCCTCCGTCGGCGTGAAGACCCCACCCAGGATTCCGCCCACGATGAGGACCGGCATCAGCAGGGCCGGGAGTGCCCGAACGGTTCCCTTCGCCAGTTCCCCGATCTGTGTCCGCTCCCCGAGGGGATATCCCCGCCGGCGGGCCGTGAGGACCATGTAGGTCATCAGGGCCAGGCCAAGGATGATGCCCGGCAGGATCCCCGCCAGGAACAGGGCGGCGATGGAGACGTTGGCGAGGACGCCGTAGATGATGAAGGGGATGCTGGGTG
This genomic window from Syntrophaceae bacterium contains:
- a CDS encoding 2-dehydropantoate 2-reductase, translated to MRIAVMGLGGVGGVFGARLAEAYAGKGEHEVVFFARGVHLEAIRKDGLTLAAVDGTFTVRPDLATDRPEEAGTLDLVLFCVKGYSLEAAAVQLRGALREKAAIVPLLNGVDIADRLKVILPTANVLEGLVYVSAFVEGPGKIKQVSPAHQIVFGPRDGNIEPFRPIEALFKNALVNAMLTDQPLVPLWTKYIFICPSAGLTALTKKTFGEIMEDPESRALLKGLMEEVEAVARAKGVALPGDIVEASLAKVAGFPPATKTSLQLDFEKGNPTEIELFNGYIVRAGKELGIPTLLNEKVYRGLTG
- a CDS encoding alpha/beta hydrolase; amino-acid sequence: MDPFGITDAFQSVEGSWRRNSRELNVRILDLIADLQRTSMEEAVRIAGVFPQGPPDEGKPGECLLETVRQNTETARKIHGHCTAWLRDMVARGPGLSARERDRAAFWIRQVIQILSPANFFWTNPAAVLRCLNSEGGSLRRGVLRWIEDQSRGEFLPPMVDRTAFRPGENIGTADGVVVHRNELMELIQYRPATDRVYAVPLVFIQPWINKYYIFDLEEETSFVRYLTRNGFTVFITSWRNPGPEMRGVTLDDYMLRGALEAVRAARSICRVPAVHAAGYCIGGTVLAALMAWLAAGNRGGGEPVADWTLFSALTDFSEPGEMGFLVTHRSVSFVEGLMEQKGILDARLIDASFRLLRADSLIWRNFVNGYLYGCDPPKSNVLYWNSDSTNLPEAMASLYLRKFYLENRFAEPGGLVLGGRPLDLGRVGNPLYVVGALLDHISPWRGAFRTCRLTGGPVRYVLAGDGHITGIVNPPSEFGKKRYWAGEDGLDGEPDTWLAGREERPGSWWEDWTEWLARRSGPSGPPPPLGNRRHPAREKAPGTYVFG
- a CDS encoding acyl carrier protein, with product MDEILRKIRAGVLETFPDAEGIEITLDTKLGDIPEWDSIAAVNLQTYLQETFPVRIPLDLMSDETTIGELTTFIGKRTAK
- a CDS encoding ketoacyl-ACP synthase III, which gives rise to MKSAVIRATGSHVPERAVSNEELEQFSPEAREMIFQKTGVRSRRQAAPGECTSDLALKAAGTCLDRAGFPAEDLDGVVVATSSPDRMQPATATRVQHALGARKAFAFDINSVCSGSTFGIALADAFLRSGQARNLLLVGAEVYSKITNPKDFSSYPFFGDGAGAVLFTGENDSGRGVLRSCMQSDGGLSDVICVPAGGTMLPYERMTSPRQAYFRMKGVDVFGFAVEKGPEIIRRLLSEAGVTPGDVAGYLCHQANINIIRKIAAALGVPENRFFVNIHKYGNTAGASVLIALDEALAAGTVGPGDLVVTVSFGGGLSWGANLIRL
- a CDS encoding bile acid:sodium symporter, giving the protein MLRTKDYVLLLVVYLSILAAVLYPRLGSAFQPYPQHFLMVLFFLSFLTVRLDEIGALLKRSPSAVALFTLFKLLLLPAGIYFLFLFLAPSYAPSALLLAAVSTGVTAPFISTVVGGNSALVMVLVVATSPLVPITLPLLVEIFLGQSVSLSFVAMLRMLATVIFIPIIAVEILRRWAPRTLPPLLKLNYPISLVLFAVINLGVFSQYADFFRREPALLIEATGVATLLCGLFAVPGCLLFRKGPVADRLAGAVAAGNINNVLVIVFASRFFGPLEPTVAAMYLIPYFAIIIPLRFYKTRARGPRAKVSR
- a CDS encoding TRAP transporter large permease; protein product: MLAAFLILFVVLIVLGVPIAVALGGSALGYVLFQDGLSLTLLVQTAFAGMSSFPLLAIPLFMLAGNLMNEGGITEDLVRFARLAMGHVSGGLGLATILASAIFAAISGSAVATAVAIGAVMLPAMHTAGYDDDVSAAVTATASCMGPVIPPSIPFIIYGVLANVSIAALFLAGILPGIILGLALMTYMVLTARRRGYPLGERTQIGELAKGTVRALPALLMPVLIVGGILGGVFTPTEAAGVAVVYALVVGMFFYRKIRLNRLPAVLLAAGLETAVVMLLLGLSEPFAWVVAVEQVPLKAVGFLAEWSTSPVVFLLLVNLFLLLVGVPMETAPALTIVTPVLAPMAEKMGIDPVHFGVIVCFNLVLGLITPPVGGVLFSICSISGLTLERLSRAIWIPFAIAVAVLLLVTFIPALSTMIPSAFFTGRP